CGCAACTGCGGCCAGCGCTCCACCAAACGCGGTCAAAACTGACACAAGCGGCCGCTCAAGCAGCACCGTGACGACCCCGGCGACAATGCCAGCAGCAATCAGGACAAGGCTTGTCGGCGTGTGCCCGGTGCCGACTGTGACGAAACCCGCTACCAACGCACCTGCTGCCGCACCCAGAAGAAACACGCCGGCCTTGTACAGGAGTACGGCCAGGACGGTACCAATGATGCCGCCGACCAGCGCCGCGATTACAACGAAAAGCGGTGCTACCCCGGTAATCATCGAAACAAGCCAACAAACAATAGCTGCTCCGACCAGAAAACCGGCGATTCCAAGCGTTACTCGTATTAGTCGGTATCCAAGAAAGCACACCAGCATGCCGAGCACCATTGCCAGCACGCCACCGGCTACATCTGTGAAACTCACGAAACAAAGCATAAGCTGCATTCACTGCAGGTCAACCCCGGGCCTTGCAAGGGCAATGCGCATCACAAACTGCACACCAGGTAGTACGCGGGAACTTGGATGCCGGCGTCATGCGTCAGCAGCAGGCGGCCGGGGTTGTCCCCGGCCGCCGTGTCGCCAGCGATAAGGTTTTGGCTACTAGTGAACCACTAGCTTCTGCGATTCGACCTTGTCTCCGGCCACCAGCTTGCAGAAGTAGACGCCGGCCGGAACCGATCTGCCTTCTGAGTCAGTCATGTTCCAGACCAGTCGGTTTATGCCCGATTCCGCATTGCCGCGGAACACTGTCTGCACGAGCCGGCCACTTTGGTCGTACACGCCGACTTCAACCAAACCCGAACCTGCCACCGCGTAGTTGATGACCACGCGGCCGCGGGCCGGGACCGGCGCAGCTTCAAGTTCCACGTGTAACGCAGGCCGGAACGGGTCGAATTCCTTGGTCCCGGTCATGCCGGCAACGTACCGCAACGCGTTGTGGAAAACAAGCGCCCAGTCGCCACCGCGCTGAGGCGGGGTTCGGGTGTAGATACCCGGGTAGGAATTGACCCCGACAACCTTCTGGTTCGAGCTGACTCCGACATAGGGCCGGCCGTCGGCCCAGTTCGCGACCGAGTCGGTAGTGACATACGCCGCGCTCGCCGCAAAATACTCACGACATGAATCCACTCCGGCCATGACCGGATGCCCGGAACGATTCCAGCCAAGTGTGGTTGTAGAATGAGTATTTGCGCCCTGACCAATGGTCGCGTAAGCTCCGGTCATTATCCGGCCGCCCATTCCCCAGCCAGTCGCAAAGCTGAAGTGGCCAAGAACCACGCCACCACCTGAGTCAACATACGCTGCCAGCACATTACCCAGCGCCGCTGTGTCAGCGTACGGATAGTTAGAGTGTGCGCCGACAACCGCATAGGGCAATAGCTCGGAAATTGTTGGTGTCGTATATTGGACATCGCGGTACACGAGCGTGTCGCCCAGAGCAAGAAGCCGTACGCCCAGTGTAGTG
The candidate division WOR-3 bacterium DNA segment above includes these coding regions:
- a CDS encoding DUF4203 domain-containing protein translates to MSFTDVAGGVLAMVLGMLVCFLGYRLIRVTLGIAGFLVGAAIVCWLVSMITGVAPLFVVIAALVGGIIGTVLAVLLYKAGVFLLGAAAGALVAGFVTVGTGHTPTSLVLIAAGIVAGVVTVLLERPLVSVLTAFGGALAAVAGLFQLCGWFRIVDGYKGLAGLRAAGALYWLALGSWVVLGVLGTVVQLKHKKK